Genomic window (Candidatus Zixiibacteriota bacterium):
GTCGGTTGTCTCGATACGCCGACGGCGGGGGAATTTTTCCTGGACGGCGAGCGCATCGACCAGCTCAATCCGAACCAACTGGCGGAGATTCGCAACCGCAAGGTCGGGTTTGTGTTTCAGAATTTCAACCTGCTGCCGTATGCGACGGCGTTCGAGAATGTCGAGTTGCCGATGATTTTTGCGGGGATCAGCGCGCGCCAGCGCCGCGAGCGGGCGACGAAACTTCTGGAGCGAGTCGGGCTGGGGAATCGGCTTGATCACAAACCGACAGAACTGTCGGGCGGCGAGATGCAACGCGTGGCGATTGCACGGTCGCTGGCGAACAATCCGAAGCTGATTCTGGCGGATGAGCCGACGGGTAATCTGGATTCCAAGTCGGGGAGTGAGATCATTAAGATTTTCGAGGAACTGTGGCAGTCGGGCACGACGATCTTAATGATTACGCACGATCCGAATATCGCCAAGCGGACGAAGCGGACGATCTTGATCAAGGACGGAGTGATCGTGTCATCGCTGAACGGTAACGGGAATGGGGCGGCAGCGAGTCAGACATCGTAGCGCGCAATCGAGTTGACGGTGAGTTTAGTCGCCCTCTCCCTGACGGGAGAGGGCGATTGTGTTTGTGGGGTGGGAGAAGCCGGCGCACCGGGAAGCCCTCACCCCTGCCCTTCTCCCGGGAGGCGATGGGAAAGGTCAGCTCGTCGGAGAGCAGTGGTGTCCAAATAGCGCGGAGATTGCTTGGTCGCGATCCAGGGTCGAGAACGTGCTGACGGTAGGGGCGCTCCTCGCAATGACACGCATGGTCGATGGAGGTGTCGGCAGAGAGTGGTCGGATTGGCGAGAGCGGGAGCCAATACAACCCCCTGACCCCCTTTGCTAAGGTTGAATTGGATCGGTGAGAGCGGTGGGTGTGGCGGTCGATGGCGCGCGAGAGAGGACTCGGAGCGACGAGAAGCCCTCACCCCTAACCCCTCTCCCAGAGGGAGAGGGGCGGGTGTCATTCCCGTGGAGGCGGGAATCCAGGTTGACTGTATCTTCTGAGAACAAGTAGAGAAGCGGCAGGCCACAATCCCGCGCGAGGAGTGTAGTTGGGATCGCGACGGCAGTGGTGCGCGGGATCAAGACCTGCCGCAACGACGCGTGATATCCGACCCACCGCAAGCGGTGGGGCGCCGAAGCCTCTTCTGGCAATTTCCCACCGCAATCCCTCGTACCTCGGGAGGCTGCGCAGGAGGTGGGACAGCACGGGGACCGGGTGCGTTCACCTTCAGGAAGGGATTCCTGA
Coding sequences:
- a CDS encoding ABC transporter ATP-binding protein, giving the protein MIKMSGIRKLYNTGKVAVEALKGLDLDLAAGEFVSIVGPSGSGKSTLMNIVGCLDTPTAGEFFLDGERIDQLNPNQLAEIRNRKVGFVFQNFNLLPYATAFENVELPMIFAGISARQRRERATKLLERVGLGNRLDHKPTELSGGEMQRVAIARSLANNPKLILADEPTGNLDSKSGSEIIKIFEELWQSGTTILMITHDPNIAKRTKRTILIKDGVIVSSLNGNGNGAAASQTS